Proteins encoded within one genomic window of Mesorhizobium sp. AR10:
- a CDS encoding Flp family type IVb pilin, with protein sequence MKPLLQRFLEDETGATAIEYGLIVAVLSLAIVGGIGKAADAIQWLFADNNSKLANAFAQH encoded by the coding sequence ATGAAACCACTGCTGCAACGATTCTTGGAAGACGAAACAGGCGCCACGGCCATCGAATACGGCCTTATCGTCGCCGTGCTGTCGCTTGCCATCGTTGGTGGCATCGGCAAGGCTGCCGATGCGATCCAGTGGCTGTTCGCCGACAACAATAGCAAGCTTGCGAACGCCTTCGCGCAGCACTGA
- a CDS encoding methyltransferase domain-containing protein — MQPIIDTPLWLARKRRALARPVGGTDFLMRRTADDLADRLGAVERKFGKAAVLFCQTPAAADVLAESGKVADIARVEADAAFLDGGPGQVAPLETVPFEPESLDLVVSLLSLQAMNDIPGMLVQIRRALRPDGLFLGAFAGAGTLFELRESLLAAETELYGGASPRVIPFTDVRDAGALLQRAGMALPVTDVETVTVRYDSLFGLIADLRAMGETSALVDRSRRPGTRRLFARAAEIYGERFSDADGRVRASFSIVWMSGWAPDASQQKPLKPGSAKVSLKAILESPERR, encoded by the coding sequence TTGCAGCCCATAATCGACACCCCGCTCTGGCTGGCGCGCAAGCGCCGGGCCCTGGCGCGCCCTGTTGGCGGCACTGATTTCCTTATGCGCCGCACTGCCGATGATCTTGCCGACCGGCTGGGCGCGGTCGAGCGTAAATTCGGCAAGGCGGCCGTGCTGTTTTGCCAGACGCCGGCCGCAGCCGACGTGCTCGCCGAAAGCGGCAAGGTGGCAGACATTGCGCGCGTCGAGGCAGACGCGGCGTTTCTGGATGGCGGACCAGGACAGGTGGCGCCGCTGGAAACCGTGCCGTTCGAGCCGGAAAGCCTCGACCTCGTCGTGTCTCTCTTGTCGCTGCAGGCAATGAACGACATTCCCGGCATGCTGGTGCAGATTCGCCGTGCGCTGCGGCCCGACGGGCTTTTCCTCGGTGCTTTTGCCGGCGCCGGCACGCTCTTTGAATTGCGCGAAAGCCTGCTCGCCGCCGAGACCGAACTTTATGGTGGCGCCAGCCCGCGCGTCATTCCGTTCACCGACGTGCGCGACGCAGGCGCACTTCTGCAACGCGCCGGCATGGCTCTGCCGGTCACCGATGTCGAGACGGTGACGGTGCGCTACGACAGCCTGTTTGGCCTGATCGCCGATCTGCGAGCCATGGGCGAAACCAGCGCACTCGTCGACCGCAGCAGGCGGCCGGGCACGCGAAGGCTGTTTGCCCGCGCCGCCGAAATCTATGGCGAACGGTTTTCGGACGCCGACGGCCGTGTCAGGGCGAGTTTCTCGATCGTGTGGATGTCCGGCTGGGCTCCCGACGCCTCGCAGCAAAAGCCGCTGAAGCCGGGCTCGGCCAAAGTATCGCTCAAGGCGATATTGGAAAGCCCCGAACGGCGCTGA
- a CDS encoding ComF family protein: MADPMPEIKSIARRALDWSARILFPPVCAGCRRHVSQPGVLCGTCWPKLRLLERPWCAVMGTPFTHDMGEGFLSAEAIADPPPFDRARAAVAYSGVARQMVQGLKYQDRTDLAPWMARWMLRAGAELIAEADVVVPVPLHWRRFFRRQFNQSAELARAVSQLSGLPFSPLAVRRVKLTRQQVGLERQERDENVRAAFRVPNEAEIQIAGRRVLLIDDVYTTGATVRAVTKALKKGGAGAVDVLTFARVLPGDFRADESATI, encoded by the coding sequence GTGGCCGATCCCATGCCAGAGATCAAGAGTATTGCTCGAAGGGCATTGGATTGGTCGGCGCGCATCCTGTTTCCGCCGGTCTGCGCCGGCTGCCGCCGCCACGTCTCTCAACCGGGCGTGCTGTGCGGCACCTGCTGGCCGAAGCTCAGGCTGCTGGAGCGGCCATGGTGTGCGGTGATGGGCACGCCGTTTACCCACGACATGGGCGAGGGGTTCCTGTCCGCCGAAGCGATTGCCGACCCGCCGCCCTTCGACCGCGCGCGGGCGGCAGTGGCCTATTCGGGTGTCGCCCGCCAGATGGTGCAAGGGCTGAAGTACCAGGACCGCACGGATCTCGCGCCCTGGATGGCGCGCTGGATGCTGCGCGCCGGCGCCGAGTTGATCGCCGAGGCCGATGTGGTCGTGCCGGTGCCGCTGCATTGGCGGCGCTTTTTCCGGCGACAATTCAACCAGTCGGCCGAACTCGCAAGGGCGGTGTCGCAGCTCAGCGGCTTGCCTTTCTCGCCGCTGGCGGTCAGGCGCGTGAAGCTCACCCGCCAGCAGGTCGGGTTGGAGCGGCAGGAACGCGACGAGAATGTGCGCGCCGCCTTCCGCGTGCCCAATGAGGCGGAAATCCAGATCGCCGGCCGACGGGTGCTGCTGATCGACGATGTCTACACCACCGGCGCCACTGTGCGCGCGGTCACCAAGGCGCTGAAGAAGGGCGGTGCCGGTGCGGTCGACGTGCTGACTTTTGCGCGTGTGCTGCCGGGGGACTTTCGGGCCGACGAGTCCGCGACTATATAA
- the grxC gene encoding glutaredoxin 3 produces MIDVTIYTRMMCGYCVAAKRLLERKGIAYTEHDASFSPELRQEMISRAHGRSTFPQIFIGDTHVGGSDDLHELEAEGRLDRLLANGSTT; encoded by the coding sequence ATGATCGATGTGACGATCTACACTCGGATGATGTGCGGCTATTGCGTGGCAGCCAAGCGGCTGCTCGAGCGCAAGGGCATCGCCTACACCGAGCACGACGCCTCCTTTTCGCCGGAACTGCGCCAGGAGATGATTTCCCGCGCGCATGGCCGCTCGACCTTTCCGCAGATTTTCATCGGCGACACGCATGTCGGCGGCTCCGACGATCTCCATGAACTGGAGGCCGAGGGCCGGCTGGACAGACTGCTCGCCAACGGTTCGACGACGTAA
- a CDS encoding carbon-nitrogen hydrolase family protein, which translates to MGAFKAAAIQMRSGESPERNAVDLERLVREAAGLGATYIQTPEMTGALIRDKEARAASFTSEDKDIIVSTARKLAKELGIFLHIGSTAILRADSKLANRALLFGPDGATIAVYDKIHMFDVDLDNGESWRESAAYEPGTEAVVTEIGGAKLGFAVCYDLRFPQLFRAEALAGADVLSVPAAFTRQTGEAHWHVLLRARAIENGAHVVAAAQGGLHEDGRETYGHSLIVDPWGRIIAEAAHDEPAVIVAEIDPAQSLAARKKIPNLKNARDFAVNAGSGEAPRLRGAAS; encoded by the coding sequence ATGGGTGCTTTCAAGGCGGCGGCGATCCAGATGCGTTCGGGCGAGAGCCCGGAGCGCAACGCGGTCGATCTCGAGCGATTGGTGCGCGAGGCCGCTGGCTTGGGCGCGACCTATATCCAGACGCCGGAAATGACCGGTGCGCTGATCCGCGACAAGGAAGCCCGAGCCGCCTCTTTCACTTCCGAGGACAAGGACATCATTGTCTCCACCGCGCGCAAGCTAGCCAAGGAACTCGGCATCTTCCTGCATATCGGCTCGACCGCCATCCTGCGCGCCGACAGCAAGCTTGCCAATCGTGCGCTGCTGTTTGGGCCGGATGGCGCCACGATTGCCGTCTACGACAAGATCCACATGTTCGACGTCGATCTCGACAATGGCGAGAGCTGGCGCGAGTCCGCCGCCTATGAGCCCGGCACCGAGGCGGTCGTCACCGAAATCGGCGGCGCAAAGCTCGGCTTTGCCGTCTGCTACGATCTGCGCTTTCCGCAATTGTTCCGCGCCGAGGCGCTGGCCGGCGCCGATGTGCTTTCAGTGCCTGCCGCCTTCACCCGGCAGACCGGCGAGGCGCACTGGCATGTCCTGTTGCGGGCACGGGCCATCGAGAACGGCGCCCATGTCGTCGCCGCCGCCCAGGGCGGACTGCACGAGGACGGCCGTGAGACCTATGGCCATTCGCTGATCGTCGATCCGTGGGGCCGCATCATCGCCGAGGCCGCGCATGACGAACCTGCGGTGATCGTTGCCGAGATCGACCCGGCGCAGTCGCTTGCCGCGCGCAAGAAGATTCCCAATCTCAAGAATGCGCGGGATTTTGCCGTCAACGCCGGATCGGGCGAGGCGCCGCGTCTCAGGGGTGCGGCCTCGTGA
- a CDS encoding DUF1178 family protein, with the protein MIRFSLICEHEHEFEGWFRSNDDFDTQKKRGFVDCPNCGSHKVEKALMAPAVSTGRKQEKIALAMGEAQKQALAQLKAMAEKVRENADYVGDKFAEEARKIHFGESDPRGIYGEATVDEAKSLAEDGVEFMPIPSFPDDRN; encoded by the coding sequence GTGATCCGATTTTCCCTGATCTGCGAGCATGAGCACGAGTTTGAAGGCTGGTTTCGCAGCAACGACGATTTCGACACCCAGAAGAAGCGTGGCTTCGTCGATTGCCCGAACTGCGGCTCGCACAAGGTCGAGAAGGCGCTGATGGCGCCGGCGGTCTCCACTGGGCGCAAACAGGAAAAGATCGCGCTCGCCATGGGCGAGGCGCAAAAGCAGGCCTTGGCGCAATTGAAGGCCATGGCCGAGAAGGTGCGCGAGAACGCCGACTATGTCGGCGACAAGTTCGCCGAGGAAGCGCGCAAGATCCATTTCGGCGAAAGCGATCCGCGCGGCATCTATGGCGAGGCGACGGTTGACGAGGCCAAGAGCCTTGCCGAGGACGGCGTCGAGTTCATGCCGATTCCGAGCTTTCCCGACGACCGCAACTGA
- a CDS encoding MarR family winged helix-turn-helix transcriptional regulator produces the protein MDRAAKAIEQWKRERPDLDVSPMAVLGRLSEASSLIAREHLTPLFARFGLQSGEFDVLATLRRSGSPYALTPTALYEATMVTSGAMTNRLDRLEKAGLIMRGPHPSDRRGVVVQLTGKGLTLINEAVAAHVANEHEILSGLTRAEQETLARLLEKLIGSAS, from the coding sequence ATGGATCGCGCAGCAAAGGCGATCGAGCAGTGGAAAAGAGAACGGCCGGATCTGGATGTGTCTCCGATGGCCGTGCTTGGACGGTTGAGCGAAGCCTCGTCGTTGATCGCACGAGAGCACCTGACGCCGCTGTTTGCCCGTTTCGGGCTGCAGTCCGGGGAGTTCGACGTGCTGGCGACGCTGCGCCGTTCCGGATCGCCCTACGCGCTGACGCCGACCGCGCTCTACGAAGCGACGATGGTGACGTCAGGTGCCATGACAAACCGGCTCGATCGACTTGAGAAGGCTGGATTGATCATGCGCGGGCCGCATCCCAGCGATCGGCGCGGAGTGGTGGTGCAACTGACCGGCAAGGGTCTCACATTGATCAACGAGGCGGTCGCCGCTCACGTTGCCAACGAGCACGAGATACTCTCTGGCCTGACGCGCGCGGAACAAGAGACGCTCGCGCGCCTGCTCGAGAAATTGATCGGGAGCGCGAGCTGA
- a CDS encoding DMT family transporter has translation MKFLWDSALGLLIVTGSLLGLTLPFGKIATAAGVPAMVWALVISLGAGGVLLCVLLVRGQRIRLTSHRLRYFFVTAAVSYAFPNLLMFSAIPHLGAGYTGIMFTLSPVITLVFSILLGVRRPNMLGIIGIAVGFVGAVMVAMTRGEAGQPADFFWVAIGLLIPVSLAAGNIYRTIDWPEGTGPIELAVGSHLASAIMLLTGVLVLLGGGAFGSLSGVPLVVIGQVASASAMFAFFFRLQAVGGPVYLSQIGYVAAAVGLFAGTIFLGEHYQLLTWAGAVIITAGVFITTMAQSQKG, from the coding sequence ATGAAATTTCTCTGGGATTCGGCGCTCGGCCTTTTGATCGTCACCGGTAGCCTGCTCGGCCTGACGCTGCCATTCGGCAAGATCGCGACGGCAGCCGGCGTTCCGGCTATGGTCTGGGCCTTGGTCATTTCGCTCGGCGCCGGTGGCGTGCTTTTGTGCGTGTTGCTGGTGCGCGGCCAGCGCATCCGGCTTACTTCGCACAGGTTGCGCTATTTCTTCGTCACCGCGGCGGTGTCCTATGCCTTCCCCAATCTGTTGATGTTTTCGGCCATTCCGCACCTCGGCGCCGGATACACCGGCATCATGTTCACGCTGTCGCCGGTGATCACGCTGGTGTTCTCGATCCTGCTCGGTGTCCGGCGCCCCAACATGCTGGGCATCATCGGCATCGCCGTCGGCTTCGTCGGCGCGGTGATGGTGGCGATGACGCGCGGCGAAGCCGGCCAGCCGGCCGATTTCTTCTGGGTGGCGATTGGGCTGCTCATCCCGGTCAGTCTTGCCGCCGGCAACATCTATCGCACGATCGATTGGCCAGAAGGAACCGGGCCGATCGAACTCGCCGTCGGCAGCCATCTGGCGTCGGCTATCATGCTGCTTACAGGGGTTCTGGTCCTGCTGGGTGGCGGTGCGTTCGGCTCGCTCAGTGGCGTGCCGCTGGTGGTCATCGGTCAGGTCGCGTCGGCCTCGGCGATGTTCGCTTTCTTCTTCCGGCTGCAGGCGGTCGGCGGTCCGGTCTATCTCAGCCAGATCGGCTATGTGGCGGCTGCGGTCGGACTGTTTGCCGGGACGATCTTCCTGGGCGAGCACTATCAGCTGCTGACCTGGGCTGGCGCCGTCATCATCACCGCCGGCGTGTTCATCACCACGATGGCGCAGAGCCAAAAGGGTTGA
- a CDS encoding MmcQ/YjbR family DNA-binding protein, protein MNTGRARELALDLPEAAEKSHFGKADFRVRNRIFMSLPEDARAVVKFDRDQQEIMTAAEPLVFKPVPGGWGRQGWTSIMLDACDEQTFRSAIRTAWRNVAPPALRKVFDASQL, encoded by the coding sequence GTGAACACTGGCAGAGCCCGAGAGCTGGCGCTTGATCTTCCCGAAGCGGCCGAGAAGTCGCATTTCGGCAAGGCCGACTTCCGGGTACGCAATCGCATCTTCATGTCGCTGCCTGAAGACGCTCGCGCCGTGGTCAAGTTCGACCGCGACCAGCAAGAGATCATGACTGCCGCCGAACCTTTGGTTTTCAAGCCTGTGCCCGGCGGTTGGGGACGACAAGGCTGGACCTCGATCATGCTCGATGCCTGCGACGAGCAGACTTTCCGCAGCGCAATCCGCACGGCCTGGCGGAATGTTGCCCCGCCGGCCCTCAGGAAAGTCTTCGACGCGAGCCAACTTTGA